CAGTTGCTGGCAGTTCCTGGGCTATCCCACAACCCACATGTAGAGCACTGGCCCCACTTGATTAAAAATTGAGACTtgagagctaggcatggtggtgcatgcctttaatcccagaactcagaggagCAGAGAACTCTTGAactagatctctgagttcaaggccatcctggtctacagagcaagttccaggacagccagaaaccctgtgtcaaaaaattaattttgtttttgaaacacgGAGAACTTAGGCCACTGTGTTCTTAGTGCACGGTGGTGACCCACGTGAGAGCCTGTGGCTCTAATGTGGCGTTGCACGTCACAGTAGCCTGGGCAGCGAGCAGTTTGGGTAGCAGCCTTTGAAAGCACCTCCTTTTTGAGCCTATCCCTTAAGCAAACATCTTCCCATTCTGGACTTCGTGGGTTGAGAGGTCAGGGGCTTATCTAAGACAGCTGGCCAGCCTCCATCTGGCTCCTCTGGGAGTTGATTATCTCCAGGGTGATGTCTCAGAAAGAGGATCGAGGGTAAGAACAAGCAGGTCTTGGCTCAGCCAGCTGGGCTTGTTTTAAAGCCGGCTGGGGGACAGAGTGGAAGCAGGGGGTGGGACAGGGAGGGGGTGACGGCACACAACCTAAGAGAAGTAGTCTGAAGGTTGCCTAGCAACAATCTGAGCTCCCTCTTCGGGCCAAGGGTCCTGCATAGGTCAGTGTgtccagcccagggctggcctCTCTGTGGAGGGAGCCCCAGTTGATTCTGAAGCCTCCTGCAACATTGTCTTTGAAACCTCTACCATTGTGTAAAGGCAGTGCTTCCCCAAGTTGGGACTTCCCTCATGGGACCTGGGGACCAGCAAACAGAAGCACACGGTCGTTCCTTTCTTAGGGAGAAGGGGACCACTCAACTGCTCCAGGCCTGGACCTCTTatctctcatcttcctcctcctttcgcACTGTCCCATCAGATCTACAATGAGATGATCCGGGACCTACTGAACCCGGCCCTGGGGTACCTGGAGCTGAGGGAAGACTCCAAAGGGGTGATCCAGGTGGCCGGGATCACAGAAGTGTCTACCATCAATGCGAAGGAGGCAAGTCTCCAGTACCATGGACAGGACAATCGCTCTCAGGGGAGCAGGAAAAAGGGATCAAGGCCAGGGTGACACTGGGACAGAGGTCACATCATGCCTTAACACGCTCATCCTTGTACAGAGCCTCTCCATTTACAGAGAGACCTGCTTGCAGAGAAATGCCCAGGCCTCTTAGCCCACCCTGGGAAGCTAATAGGCTGGATCTCTCCCACCACCAAGCCCTGGCTCTTCTCTGCAGGGTCCTCACCAGTCATTTCCCTCTCCCATTCCCAGATCATGCAGCTGCTGATGAAGGGGAACCGGCAGAGGACGCAAGAGCCCACAGCTGCCAACCAGACATCCTCCCGCTCCCACGCTGTGCTCCAGGTGGCTGTGCGCCAGCGCAGCCGGGTCAAGAACATCCTCCAGGAGGTGCGGCAGGGCCGCCTGTTCATGATTGACCTAGCTGGCTCTGAGCGTGCCTCTCAGGTAAGGCCTGCTCAGAGGGCACAGTGAAGGGATGGCTTCCCAGAGGAAAGCaatggggtagggtggggcacGGGTGTGCAGGGGTGATGGCTCTCCTGGGTAAGGCCAGTTttcagaggaggagggagctcAGGGAGAGGCTGACAGGGAGAGGGTGGTTGGGAAGGAAAGATGTCTCGAGGACGTGTAtgtgggatggggagtggggtgaTAAGTGGAGTCCCCAGAGAGAAGGGTAAGCAACAGGCCTGATGTCTTGAAGGGTCGTGCTGCTCAGGAATGAGAGGGCACAGCAAAGCCTCCATCTGTACCATGCCTCCTCCATCTCCAGGGACCTCAGAAGAGAGGCCATGCTCTATAACCAGGATCACTGGGGTGTTTGTTGTTGGGCGACTGAATGACGCTTCAGTAGGTTACCCTACTGGGTTATCCCTTACCATCTCCCCAGACACAGAACCGGGGGCAGCGCATGAAGGAAGGAGCCCACATCAACCGCTCTCTGCTGGCCCTGGGCAACTGCATCAATGCGCTGAGTGACAAGGGCAGTAATAAATACATCAACTATCGGGACAGCAAACTCACCCGGCTCCTGAAGGTACCAGAGCAAGCTAGACCTGGGCACTCACTGGTGTTAAGAGGGGGCCCGACAGGCCACACCCAGGCAAAGCTCAGTTATCCCCACTTGGATTTCATCAAGTTCATTCTGTATCGGTATGCCTCATGCAATATTTGAGACAACCTTAAGCCATACCGTTCTATTTACCGTACAACTTGTTGCAAGCAGACGTTCTCTGTGTTTCTGGCAACTCTAACCAAAGCACAGGTAGAGAAAAATGAACATGGGCTGTATCAGGACCTCCTTCTGGAGCTGTGAGCCAGTCAGAGAGAACCAAGAGTCACCTAGATTTGGGGCTTTGTGATGGTCAGCCTTGTGGCCTCCGGAGCTGCTCTTTTGGAGCCAATTACTCATGGCGGAGTCACCTGTGGCCTTCATGTGGGATCCATGGGCACCCAGACTTTGCTGGGTTCAAGGGATTCTCCCCAGCTCTAAAGTCTCCCAGTGTCTCTGTAAGTTAGGAGGGCTAAagttacagataaggaaactgaggcacagaaaggtCAAGGAACCTCCCTGTAGGCTCATACTTTGTAAGCACTGAAAACAGGACCCCAGCAGAGGCCTGTGGGTTCTGAAAGCTTGTATCAGCCTGCCATGAAGACTGCAGCCACAAGCCAGGGGAGTGGGGCTATATGGAAAGGACCAccattgtatgcatgtgtttatgttgtATGAgcgtgggtgtgtgtgtatgtgtgtatgcacatgtgtacatacgtgtacatatgtgcctctgtgtgtgcatgtgtatgtgcacaagtgcatgtgtacatgtgtgtacgtgagtgtgcatatgtgcatgtgtgtgcatgtgtgtgtaggagcGAATGTGTGTAAACAAGTATGGGtgagtgtgaatatgtgtgtgtgtgtgtgtgtgcatgcagtgtatacatgtgtatgtgtgatatacatgtgtgtgcacccagGGTGTGGTAAACAGTCTCAGGAAACCTCTGGGGGGGTGTCCTCCAGCTAGccagctccccatccccccaccagGATTCACTAGGCGGGAACAGCCGCACTGTGATGATTGCCCACATCAGTCCAGCGAGCACTGCCTTTGAAGAGTCCCGGAACACCCTGACCTACGCCGGCCGAGCCAAGAATATTAGGACTCGGGTGAGGGCCCTTGGACTACCCCCTAGACACACCCTCCTGGACTGAGATTTGAGGTCCTGAGAGGAGCCTTGCCAGCCGCTCCACTCTTCCAGCAGTGACCTCGTTACCCAGGCCGACATCACTTCAAGGCCCTTCCCTGGACTCCCagccactgcctgcctgcctggagcCCTTGGCTCCCAAAGACTCTCTTCTGCCTCTCACTCCAGGCTCGGCTCCCACCCTCCATTCCatccctctcctgtcccttcctcctcagaGGATTACCCAGTCCTCTATATGTCCAAAGCATCTCACCACCACAGTGACAGTCAAAGGCTGCCTTACCCAGTGCCACCCTGAACCGTAACACACTGCCCCATCTGACCTCAGAACCAGGCAGGAGTTACAGCTCCCCTACCGTACAGTTTAGGATGATGAACGTTAAGGACGTAAAGTGACGTCACAGCTAGTGGAGGATAGGGCAGAGACTGCCTGGCTTTCAAGTTCATGATCAAACTATGTTCTCTGGTAAGAAAGTAAGTCTTAGCCTGTGAGGCTGTGGAGGGGAGAATGGCTAACTTTGAAGTGGTTTTAGTGAGCCTTCTTTCAATATCTACAACTCCCCCAACATTGCCATGTAGCCTCCAGGAACTTCACGGGGACAGGTCACATGATCGTGACGAGTTAGTCAGAAGCAGCTTATCCCGATATCGTAGTGAACGCTGCAGCCCaacattgggaggcagagggagaggaatcagaagttcagggtcatccttggttacacaatgagttcaaagctagcctgggccacatgagcCCCTAGTAGTAGATTCGTTTTTAATGGATGCTAATAGTAGGAGTTGAGGCAAGCCAGGGAAAGATGAGCTGTCTGTTGTGGGCATGGGGAAACCAGGAGACTTGCCTAACTAAAACAAGACACTCATACAGAAACAGAGTCCAAGCATGGAAGAAATCATGGGGCTAGAATGATGGCTAATGATTCAGAGTACTtgcggctcttccagaggacctgagttcgggtcccagcatccatattaagcacacaactgcctgtaactccagctccaggggggtCTTACATCTTCTTTTTGCACCCACAGTCAGAGGTACACagtcccacacagacacatacacataaactaaaaatgaaattaaaatcaaaagaaagaaagaaaagaatctgagTAGCAAGACCTCAATACCCGGTGAAGAAATGCGCTCTGTAGGAAATAGGGGACCAGTGAGTAACAGTAGCACTTTAGGATTTAGAGCTAGCAGAGACATGGGGATGTGACAGGAGGCTGTGGGGACGGAGGCAAGGAGACCCTTGCTGTCGTTGAAAAGAACTGGcaaagggaaagaatgagaggggctggagagatggctcagcagttaggagcactggctattcttccagaggacctgggttcaattcccagcacccacatggcagctcacaactgtctcttaattccagttccatgggatctatggcaccagacatgcacaggGCATGTATATATAACGCATGGAAGCAAAAtgctcatacaaataaaataagtccTTTTAAAAGAGGGGcagtggaagaaagagaaagggaggctgGTTCCTGGGGTGACTGTACCCCTTCATGCCTCATCCTGGGCTCCCTGTAGGTGAAGCAGAACCTGCTTAATGTCTCCTACCACATCGCTCAGTACACCAGCATCATCGCTGACCTGAGAGGCGAGATCCAGAGACTCAAGTGCAAGATCGACCAGCAGGCTGGGCGGGGTCAGCCCCGGGGCAAACTGGACAGAGGTGACATCCGCCACATCCAAGGTATGTAGAGAGGCCTGTGTCTCTGGAGGCCTGAGCTGGTCTCAGCAGCTCTCTCCAAGTGACCTTATGGGGTTATAGGACGAGGTAGCATTAACCCTGGCTCCTCTTGGCTGAGTGGCCTCTGCTAGTTATCCTGGAGCCTTCCCCTGTAAAATGGGACCACACTGTTTGcttggcagagctggagatggggtgggatgaTGTGAGGATATTATATAGGAGCCGCCCGACAGGCTTACCACTCACTGAGACTTGCGTGTTCACTGCGATGGTTTTCTAAAAGATGCCAGAGAAACGGGCATTCTAAAAGatgatagggaaaaaaaaaaaaaatccttgacaCAAGGGTTCTGTGAGGGCTAGCAGAAGAGCCAGAGTCACTGCAGTCAGATGTGATGTGGGCGTGGGAGGAGAGGAATCTGAGAATTTGGAAGGAGAAGCACTGGTCTAGGACTAAGCTGAGGGCCAGAGCCTCAGGTGGGCCTGAGCTGGTGGCCCCTCTGCCCATACCACTCTCACCCGGCAGCTGAGGTTCAGCTACACAGCGGGCAGGAAGGGCCCGCGGAGATGGGACAGCTTCGGGAACAACTCATCAGCGCCTTCCACGAGCAGATGGATGTGCGCCGGCGCCTGCTGGAGCTGGAGAACCAGGCCATGGAAGTCCAGATTGACACCTCCCGTCACCTCCTCACCATCGCCGGGTATGCTCGCCCCTATCCCGGGACCCTTTAGACCCTCCCAGGTTCAGGTTTGGCATGGAGGAGCCTGGAGCATAGAAACACAAATGAGCTGAATCTTGTGTCTCTCGTGGGGGAAATGCTGGCAGCTGGGAGCACGAGAAGTCACGCAGGGCTCTCAAGTGGCGGGAGGAGCGAAGGAAGGAGTCCTACACCAAAGAGGACAGTGAGAAAGACTCGGACACAGGCGATGAGCCAGATAACCTGGAGCCACCTGAAGTGGCATCAGCCCGGGAAAACATCGCCGCCCTGGTGGGCGAACAGAAGAAGTTGCGCAAAGAAAAGGTGTACGGGGCTTGGGGGCGGAgggctggggaagagggagaCCCAGAGAGCTCAGGCCACAAATCTTGGGTGTCCGGGTCTCTGTGTACTCATACttctcatctctaaaatgggAGCAGCCGTGGTGATGTCCAAAAGGGGTCGCTAGAGACCGTTAAACTAATACTTGGCATAAAGCAAGAACTAAGAACATGGTAACCAATATAATAATAGATTTTCACCTTCTGAGTTGGAATTAGGGATGTCACAGGGAATGGTTGAGTCAAGTGGGCACAAAGGCGCCAACTACTTGCAACATCCAGAATAAGCTTAGAAGGCTAGCCTGTGCTTGGAGCATCAGCCAGAAGGCCTGAGACCGGGGCCTGTCTGGACTGGTGGGACTGGTCTGGTGCTGACCCGTGCCGCCCTCCCGCAGCTGGCGCTGGAGCAGCGCTGCCGAGAGCTGCGCGCGCGTGGCCGGCGCCTGGAAGAGACGCTGCCGCGCCGCATCGGCTCGGAGGAGCAGCGCGAGGTGCTCAGCCTGCTGTGCCGCGTGCACGAGCTGGAGGTGGAAAACACCGAGATGCAGTCGCACGCTCTGCTCCGCGACAGCGCCCTGCGCCACCGCCGCGAGGCCGTGCGCCGCCTGGAGCAGCACCGCAGCCTCTGCGATGAGATCATCCAGGGCCAGCGGCAGATCATCGACGGTAGGGCCCAACCGCGAGGGCCTGGGACTTTGTCGTTGGGGCTGAGAGCCCACACCAAGCTCTCATCTCCCCTTTCCCCGGACAGACTACAATCTGGAGGTTCCCCGGCACCTGGAGGAACTCTACGAAGTCTACCTTCGGGAACTGGAAGAGGGCAGCCTGGAGCGGGCCACCATCATGGACCGAGTGGCCTCCAGAGCCCTGCAGGTGGGCGTGTGGGCCGACCTAAATTCGCTGACATGGGGATCCTGCGAGTTCAGTCAAGTTCCAAGAGGAGttggtcttcctccctcccctccctccttctttctccttcccttccccctccctcctcctctcccaccttcccAAGCCTAGATGAGATTCCCCCATTCCTGGGCATTACTACCTGGCCTGGCTATTTTCCCAACCTAGAGTCACAAGGTCAAGACTGTCATCTGAGATGTCACCAAGTGACTACTTGTCAACTAGTCTATCCCAACAgttgtgaggctgaggcaggaggttagAAAGATCAGCCACCACTGTACAACAAGATTCTATCTCAAACAAtacatgaatggatggatggatggcttaATTCATGAATTAATTTCTAAATATCAAGGAAACGATGGATGCTCTAAAGGACCAGGCCATTGAGCTGTGTCACTGAGGCTGCCTAATGGTCCCAGCTTGCTGGGGACCCAGAGCACAGGCCCAGTGCCCTTCACTCCCACCCCCCATCTTAGAGCCCTTATGGCTGTGTTGTTCCTGGTTCAAGGCCTAGTCTTCTGACTCTTCACTCTTGTCGTTACCCCTCTGccttcccatcacacacacaggacagctcCTTGCCCAAAATCACTCCAGCAGGGGCCACACTGACCCCGGACTCTGACCTGGAGAGTGTGAAGACGCTAAGTTCTGATGCCCAGCGCCCCCAAAACAACACCCTACCCCCACTTGGCACAGACAGGTGAGGGCTTAGAGTGGGGAAGATGGAGCCAGAAGCACTTAAAGCTGTGGCATGGGTCTGCAGCCAGGATTTGTGggttctcctcccccccccccgttggcACCAACAGGTTCTTCtctagggtgggggtgggtgaacTTTAGTGTGACTAGCCTGGTCGACAGCTGCCTCCTCCTGTTCCTGTGCCAACTGCagtgagtcctaccatgtgttcaaggccagtcccAGGGCCTGGCAGGTGAAGAGCTCCTCTGTGCCTACTCCACCCCCCATCCAGGTGGGCAGCCTGGTGACCCAGGAGGTGAGATCTGGGTGCCCAGCAGTGGGTTTGAATCCTTCCAAAAGGCCTAGCACCTCAAAAGGCCACACAGCCTCTGCAGACTGCAGTGCAGTCCCTGGGGTCTTCAAGGTCTTTCCCTTTCCAAACAACTCACCCCTAGGCCCCACCACAGGACAGCCTGGGCAGCCAGATCAACTCTTCCCCGGACAGCAGTGAGAACCTGtcagagatccttctgtcccATAAAGGTGAGtgtgcctgccctgccctgccctgcccgcCCCCCGCCTGACAACGTGTAGACTGCTCAGATTACAAAACTAGAAGTCcttcctgctccctggccctgctGAAGGTCCCCCATTCACTGGCTTTATCAGAAGGACTAGCCACCTGTTCAGGGACACGCAGAAGATGGGGTacaattagaaattaaaatggtGATGCCTACCCCCCTCCCCACTAGATAATGCAGTAGCAAATTCTAAAATCTAATCCATCCCTGACCcctagacagacagatagactaaACCCACTGTCTAAAATATGTGagggttttttggagggggtaCTAGGAATTGACCCTAGGACCTCACACACAAtagactgggattaaaggcaggtgccaccgcCACCACCTGGCTCACTTTTAATCTTGTTGCTCACTTTTAGATCTAAGTTGCATGGGTTGGCaggcctcctcttccttctcctcctgccccctcctcctctgctcccacctcctctccctcctcctcctccttcacctctaccttctcttcctcctcctcctcttctcctgagacagggtctaactatgtagcttaggctaacctggaactcactatggtcaaattcacagagaccccctgcttctgccttccaagtgctgggattaaaggtttgcaccaccatggccagccagccttaagcttttgatcttcctgcctcagtttctgaagGAGCTAAGATTACAGGCCTATGACACCAGTCCAGACTCCCAGTGTCTCAGTTCATCTTTGAAGGAGCCCCAGAGTATTCATTTTGCAATCCcatttacaaatgaaattaaGATCCCCAGGGTTCGCCCAAAGCTTCTCAGAATTAGTGAGTTAGAGTTCTGGAAGTGAATTCTGTGAGTCCTGGCTTTTGCTCACTTTTGTCCTGTGAGGAAGAGGTGTGGGAGGTGGCCTTGACCCTGTATTTGGTATCTGCTTTAGAGAGGAAAGAGATCCTGACGCGGACCAAGTGTATCTCCGTGAAGGCCGCCCAGCGGCGCTCCCGGGCCCTGGGAACGGAAGGGCGCCACCTGCTGGCACCTGCCACAGAGCGCAGCAGCCTATCCCTGCACTCGTTGAGCGAAGCTGATGATGCTCGCCCACCCGGGCAACTGGCCTGCAAGCGGCCGCCCAGCCCGACACTGCAGCATGCCATCAGCGAGGACAATCTATCTAGCAGCACGGGCGAGGGCCCCTCCAGGACGGTAGGACCTCGAGGTGATGGCACTGGGTCCTGGGTGCGTGGCCAGAAGAAATGCCTCAGCAAAAAAAGGGAGGAGTCACTGGAAGCGAAGAGGAGGAAGCGGAGGTCTCGGTCCTTCGAGGTCACAGGACAAGGGGTGAGGCAAAGGGCAGGGTTGAAATGTTTGCACCCGTTACTAATGTGTGGGCGTCTGCGGGCTAGCACCCTCCAGAAGCAACAGGACACTTCCAGCCCTTCACTACGCTTTGAGCCCTGACACAACTATCACCCCCAAATAAAGTAGCTAGGACTGGGTTCTGTAGCTGAGCTCTGGACATCTCTCTGCTCCATTCCGCTATTTTCCATCTGTACAGCTGTCCCGTCCCAAGACACACCTACTAGGACCTCGTCCCTCCGAGGGCCTTTCAGATCGCCGGATGCAGGCGTGTGGGCGGCCATCTCCTGGTGTCAGGCATCTGGGAaaagtctctctgcctctgggcaAGGTCAAATTTCCTCCAAACCAGAACACAGGTCAGTACTAACCAAAAAGGGACTGAGGTGGGAGAGGCCTTGACCAGCTGAGAGGGGAAACACACAGGCCTCCTGGCCGGATCTAGAAGCATGATTCAAGGAGCAGTACTGGGTGGGGTTTGCAAACTGGGATTGGTCCCCTTAGGAGTTCAAGACCTCTGGGAGGTAGGGGAGGAAAGAAATTCCTCAACTAGTGCTGCCTTTTCTCCTGTCATAGGGTCTGGAAACCCTTCACCCCTTCTTGTCGCCCCCAACCAAGTCGGTGTTTCCCGTAGAGCTACACGTGGGCCCAGCCTACCCCATGGCTCAAGCACCTTTGGCAAAGATGGACGCCTCCAGCATAACTGAGGGATCCAGGCACCTACTATTCTGAACCCCAAGACTGAACGGGGTGTAGCAGGGACTGGGAGGTGGAAGCTGGGCAGATGGGGATCCCATAGAGCAAGAGCTTAGAGGACTGGGCTCCCATGACCCGGAAACGGTAGGGTTGTCTGCAGAACTCTGCCGTGTTCACCCTGCCACTAGAGAGGGAGGTGAGTCCCAGAGGCCCGGCTtcccagcctgggacagagcattATTGCCAAAAACTTGTACAGACCTGGGGCCAGTCTCGGCTTCGGCAATGGGGGAGAGGAGCTGTTGGTGAGAGGGATTCCTGGGCCCACCCCTGGGCCTGGCTGAAgataggggatgggggaggagccCACAGGACTTCAcgtagggaggggaggggtggggagggaatctGGTTTTGTAACTTctctgttggctttttttttttttttctttttgcctttctttcaAATAAAGTCCTACTGGGGTTTTGATGGCTGTGTTGGGAGCTGTGGAATGTGCAACGTTGGGACTCAGACTGGTCCAGATCCTGGCCCTTtctctcccagagcctcatctCCCATGGCCCAAACCTACACACAACTGGGGAATGTTTTTTCTTCAAGTTGCCAAAACTCTCCTTCTCCAGAAAAAAATGGGGCTAGAGCTAGGTCTAGTTTTCGGCCCTCACTCAAGGGCCTTTTCACTACCCTGGACCCTTCACAAAGGCCAGAGACTTGAAGGGCAGTGGC
Above is a genomic segment from Mus caroli chromosome 11, CAROLI_EIJ_v1.1, whole genome shotgun sequence containing:
- the Kif19 gene encoding kinesin-like protein KIF19 produces the protein MKDSGDSKDQQLMVALRVRPISVAELEEGATLIAHKMDEQMVVLMDPMEDPDDILRAHRSREKSYLFDVAFDFTATQEMVYQATTKSLIEGVISGYNATVFAYGPTGCGKTYTMLGTDHEPGIYVRTLNDLFRAIEETSNDMEYEVSMSYLEIYNEMIRDLLNPALGYLELREDSKGVIQVAGITEVSTINAKEIMQLLMKGNRQRTQEPTAANQTSSRSHAVLQVAVRQRSRVKNILQEVRQGRLFMIDLAGSERASQTQNRGQRMKEGAHINRSLLALGNCINALSDKGSNKYINYRDSKLTRLLKDSLGGNSRTVMIAHISPASTAFEESRNTLTYAGRAKNIRTRVKQNLLNVSYHIAQYTSIIADLRGEIQRLKCKIDQQAGRGQPRGKLDRGDIRHIQAEVQLHSGQEGPAEMGQLREQLISAFHEQMDVRRRLLELENQAMEVQIDTSRHLLTIAGWEHEKSRRALKWREERRKESYTKEDSEKDSDTGDEPDNLEPPEVASARENIAALVGEQKKLRKEKLALEQRCRELRARGRRLEETLPRRIGSEEQREVLSLLCRVHELEVENTEMQSHALLRDSALRHRREAVRRLEQHRSLCDEIIQGQRQIIDDYNLEVPRHLEELYEVYLRELEEGSLERATIMDRVASRALQDSSLPKITPAGATLTPDSDLESVKTLSSDAQRPQNNTLPPLGTDSESYHVFKASPRAWQVKSSSVPTPPPIQVGSLVTQEAPPQDSLGSQINSSPDSSENLSEILLSHKERKEILTRTKCISVKAAQRRSRALGTEGRHLLAPATERSSLSLHSLSEADDARPPGQLACKRPPSPTLQHAISEDNLSSSTGEGPSRTVGPRGDGTGSWVRGQKKCLSKKREESLEAKRRKRRSRSFEVTGQGLSRPKTHLLGPRPSEGLSDRRMQACGRPSPGVRHLGKVSLPLGKVKFPPNQNTGSGNPSPLLVAPNQVGVSRRATRGPSLPHGSSTFGKDGRLQHN